Proteins encoded within one genomic window of Amycolatopsis nigrescens CSC17Ta-90:
- a CDS encoding Imm32 family immunity protein, which yields MIVEFADTGRETLLAGKPDEYRRVADALQAGAGSFELNTDPAAVRQGSPLSRLDIGTADSDGVVISVDTEDRRLVITGPRQLLSVLADIFRDSAGTGDPEGHVHIEYFPEHFYLDPASMPLTIWDAVD from the coding sequence ATGATCGTCGAGTTCGCCGACACCGGCCGGGAAACCCTGCTGGCCGGGAAACCGGACGAGTACCGCCGGGTCGCGGACGCGCTGCAGGCCGGTGCGGGCTCGTTCGAGCTGAACACCGATCCGGCCGCGGTGCGCCAGGGCAGCCCGCTGTCGCGTTTGGACATCGGCACCGCGGACAGCGACGGGGTGGTCATCTCGGTAGACACCGAGGACCGGCGGCTGGTCATCACCGGGCCGCGCCAGCTGCTCTCGGTGCTGGCGGACATCTTCCGCGACTCCGCGGGCACCGGCGACCCGGAGGGACACGTGCACATCGAGTACTTCCCGGAGCACTTCTACCTCGACCCGGCTTCGATGCCGCTGACCATCTGGGACGCGGTCGACTGA
- a CDS encoding ABC transporter ATP-binding protein: protein MRRLSAACWRHRALVLLSLGAAVVGVGLQAAGPLLVKVAVDDAVAGHTSRLGMLVAALIGLQVLSFGSAFARRYLGGRLALDVQHDLRQAVFGAVSRLDGGKQDALRTGQVASRAISDLQLVTTILMQVPLSAGSVMFALLALGAMLWLSPVLTLIALVVAPGVAIVVALSRKRLFPATWSAQQRAADLAQHVEETVTGVRVVKGFGQESREVARLERTAKRLFAERLRAARLAALPTATTAALPAAGQVAVLAVGGVLALRGDVSLGTFLAFATYVTALIGPARMLSSLVVQAQLTRAGADRVHELIDAQPEVRDAPDALPLPDGPLGVELRDVQFGYTRSEPVLNGLSLRAEPGETLALVGTAGSGKSTISLLLPRFYDAHAGSVRLGGLDVREVRLAELRRAIGVVFEEAFLFSSSVRDNIAYGRPDAGDEEVFAAARAAEADEFIRALPDGYDTLVGERGLTLSGGQRQRLGLARALITDPRVLLLDDATSAVDTVTEAAIHDTLRSVTAGRTTLLVAHRRSTLALADRIAVLDEGQVVDVGTAAELEARCPLFRDLVSGPGEGVEEVHRHDCVQQADTGITPELWPPEAENSAANASGSGLTDGTGESVDVPPTQELLDGVRNLPPATDRPAMDVPDVTAPDPAFRLSGLLRPVRWLLVAVVALVAADALAAIALPALYQQGVDKGVRAGVESVIWLTAGIGAVVIALDWLVVMAQTRLTARSGETVLYSLRVRSYAHLQRLGLDYYERELSGKIMTRMTTDVDALSTFLQTGLASAVVSLLTLVGISGALLITDPGLALYALAVLPVLIAATVVFRRLSSAAYTEARERVSVVNADMQENINGLRVAQAYSREARSAEAFASRSDAYRRSRLRAQRYVATYFPLVTLLSGIAEAIVLLAGAGRVADGTLSPGVLLAFLLYLGLFFSPIQQLSSVFDGYQQARVGLRRIAELLRTPSSVPATENPVAMPRRLRGEVGFDDVEFRYPETESRALADVSLEVPAGQTVALVGATGAGKSTAVKLVARFYDVTGGTVRVDGVDIRDYDLTALRGRMGVVPQEAHLFTGTVADNVRYGRPSATDAEVEAAVRSVGALAGVAALPSGFRQPVGERGRSLSAGQRQLVALARAELVDPDILLLDEATAALDPSTESAVLRATEQLVRRRTTFVVAHRLATAARADRIVVLDHGRIVEHGTHTELLAAGGHYARLWQLGS, encoded by the coding sequence ATCCGGCGGCTGTCCGCGGCGTGCTGGCGGCATCGCGCGCTGGTGCTGCTCTCGCTCGGCGCGGCGGTGGTCGGGGTCGGCCTGCAGGCGGCCGGCCCGCTGCTGGTGAAGGTCGCGGTGGACGACGCGGTGGCCGGGCACACCTCGCGCCTCGGCATGCTGGTGGCCGCGCTGATCGGCCTGCAGGTACTGAGCTTCGGTTCCGCCTTCGCCCGCCGCTATCTCGGCGGCCGGCTCGCCCTGGACGTCCAGCACGATCTGCGGCAAGCGGTGTTCGGCGCGGTCTCCCGGCTGGACGGCGGCAAGCAGGACGCGCTGCGCACCGGCCAGGTGGCCTCGCGCGCGATCAGCGACCTGCAGCTGGTCACCACCATCCTGATGCAGGTCCCGCTTTCGGCCGGCTCGGTCATGTTCGCGCTGCTCGCGCTCGGCGCGATGCTGTGGCTGTCCCCGGTGCTCACCCTGATCGCGCTGGTGGTGGCGCCGGGGGTGGCGATCGTGGTGGCGCTCAGCCGCAAACGGCTCTTCCCGGCCACCTGGTCGGCGCAGCAGCGGGCCGCGGATCTCGCCCAGCACGTGGAGGAGACGGTCACCGGGGTCCGCGTGGTGAAGGGCTTCGGGCAGGAGAGCCGCGAGGTCGCCAGGCTGGAGCGGACCGCGAAGAGGTTGTTCGCCGAGCGGCTGCGCGCGGCGAGGCTGGCCGCGCTGCCAACCGCGACCACCGCCGCGCTGCCCGCCGCCGGCCAGGTGGCGGTGCTGGCCGTCGGTGGCGTGCTCGCGTTGCGCGGTGACGTCAGCCTCGGCACCTTCCTCGCCTTCGCCACCTATGTCACCGCCCTGATCGGGCCGGCCAGGATGCTGTCCAGCCTGGTCGTGCAGGCGCAGCTCACCAGGGCCGGCGCGGACCGGGTGCACGAGCTGATCGACGCACAGCCCGAGGTGCGGGACGCGCCGGACGCGCTGCCGCTGCCGGACGGTCCGCTCGGGGTCGAGCTGCGGGACGTGCAGTTCGGCTACACCCGCTCCGAGCCGGTGCTGAACGGGCTTTCGCTGCGCGCCGAACCGGGGGAAACCCTGGCGCTGGTCGGCACGGCCGGCTCCGGCAAGTCGACGATTTCCTTGCTGCTGCCCAGGTTCTACGACGCACACGCCGGGTCGGTGCGCCTCGGCGGGCTGGACGTGCGGGAGGTGCGGCTTGCCGAACTGCGCCGGGCGATCGGCGTGGTGTTCGAGGAGGCGTTCCTGTTCTCCTCCTCGGTCCGCGACAACATCGCCTACGGCAGGCCGGACGCCGGCGATGAGGAGGTTTTCGCCGCGGCCAGGGCCGCCGAGGCCGACGAGTTCATCCGCGCGCTGCCGGACGGCTACGACACGCTGGTCGGCGAGCGGGGACTGACCCTGTCCGGCGGGCAGCGGCAGCGCCTCGGCCTGGCCAGGGCGCTGATCACCGATCCGCGGGTGCTGCTGCTGGACGACGCGACCTCGGCCGTGGACACGGTGACCGAAGCCGCCATCCACGACACGCTGCGTTCGGTCACCGCGGGCCGCACCACGCTGCTCGTCGCGCACCGGCGGTCCACCCTGGCGCTGGCCGACCGGATCGCGGTGCTGGACGAGGGACAGGTGGTGGACGTCGGTACGGCGGCCGAGCTGGAGGCCCGCTGCCCGCTGTTCCGCGACCTGGTGTCCGGCCCCGGCGAAGGCGTCGAGGAGGTGCACCGGCACGACTGCGTGCAACAAGCGGACACCGGAATCACGCCGGAACTCTGGCCGCCGGAGGCCGAAAACTCCGCAGCCAACGCGTCCGGTTCTGGTCTGACGGACGGCACCGGCGAATCGGTGGACGTGCCGCCGACCCAGGAACTGCTGGACGGGGTGCGCAACCTGCCACCGGCCACCGACCGGCCGGCGATGGACGTGCCGGACGTGACCGCGCCGGATCCCGCGTTCCGGCTGTCCGGGCTGCTGCGGCCGGTCCGCTGGCTGCTGGTCGCGGTGGTGGCGCTGGTCGCCGCGGACGCACTGGCCGCCATCGCGCTGCCCGCGCTGTACCAGCAGGGTGTCGACAAGGGGGTGCGGGCCGGGGTCGAGTCGGTCATCTGGCTGACAGCCGGCATCGGCGCGGTGGTGATCGCGCTGGACTGGCTGGTGGTCATGGCGCAGACCAGGCTCACCGCGCGCTCGGGCGAGACGGTGCTCTACTCGCTCCGGGTGCGCAGTTACGCGCATCTGCAACGGCTCGGCCTGGACTACTACGAGCGCGAGCTGTCCGGCAAGATCATGACCAGGATGACCACGGACGTGGACGCGCTTTCCACCTTCCTGCAGACCGGTCTCGCCAGCGCGGTGGTCAGCCTGCTCACCCTGGTCGGCATCTCCGGCGCGCTGCTGATCACCGACCCGGGGCTGGCGCTGTACGCGCTGGCCGTGCTGCCGGTGCTGATCGCGGCCACGGTGGTGTTCCGGCGGCTCTCGTCGGCGGCGTACACCGAGGCACGCGAGCGGGTCAGCGTGGTGAACGCGGACATGCAGGAGAACATCAACGGGCTGCGGGTCGCACAGGCCTACAGCAGGGAGGCGCGCTCAGCCGAGGCCTTCGCCTCCCGCAGCGACGCCTACCGCCGCTCCCGGCTGCGCGCACAACGCTATGTCGCGACCTACTTCCCGCTGGTCACCCTGCTTTCCGGGATCGCGGAGGCGATCGTGCTGCTGGCCGGCGCGGGCCGGGTGGCGGACGGCACGCTGTCCCCCGGCGTGCTGCTCGCCTTCCTGCTCTACCTGGGGCTGTTCTTCTCGCCGATCCAGCAGCTCTCCTCGGTGTTCGACGGCTACCAGCAGGCGCGGGTGGGGCTGCGCCGGATCGCCGAGCTGCTGCGCACGCCCAGTTCGGTGCCGGCCACCGAGAACCCGGTCGCGATGCCGCGGCGGTTGCGCGGCGAGGTCGGCTTCGACGACGTCGAGTTCCGCTACCCGGAGACCGAGTCCCGCGCGCTGGCCGACGTTTCGCTGGAGGTCCCGGCCGGGCAGACCGTCGCGCTGGTCGGCGCCACCGGGGCCGGTAAGTCCACCGCGGTCAAGCTGGTGGCGCGGTTCTACGACGTTACCGGTGGCACGGTCCGCGTGGACGGCGTGGACATCCGCGACTACGACCTGACCGCGTTGCGCGGGCGGATGGGCGTGGTGCCGCAGGAGGCGCACCTGTTCACCGGCACGGTCGCGGACAACGTGCGGTACGGCCGGCCGTCGGCCACCGACGCGGAGGTGGAGGCGGCGGTCCGCTCGGTCGGCGCGCTCGCCGGGGTGGCCGCGCTGCCATCGGGTTTCCGCCAGCCGGTCGGCGAACGCGGCCGGTCGCTGTCCGCCGGGCAGCGGCAGCTGGTCGCGCTGGCAAGGGCCGAGCTGGTCGACCCGGACATCCTGCTGCTCGACGAGGCGACCGCCGCACTGGACCCGTCCACCGAGTCCGCGGTGCTGCGGGCGACCGAGCAGCTCGTCCGCCGTCGCACCACCTTCGTGGTCGCCCACCGGCTGGCCACCGCGGCCAGGGCCGACCGGATCGTGGTGCTCGACCACGGCCGCATCGTCGAACACGGCACGCACACCGAGCTGCTCGCCGCCGGCGGCCACTACGCCCGGCTCTGGCAGCTCGGCTCGTGA
- a CDS encoding ABC transporter permease subunit, with amino-acid sequence MGNLIKAEFRKTLTTKSWWGLMIPAVLFGFLFALGWGAVTNDFSDFLGSSDTREITGALGIQAGELPVGLLALGHGVNIGTMFPVIFGVFALAGEYSKKTITTTFLTAPNRVSALTAKMITYIAWGAIYGVVIVGAASLGTVLTVSGERLPSASQWLGVLGAGVLATVLATLFGIGVGAVWNSVVGSVITLTIYMLVVENVLVFVSFGWMDITWLGGVLPNGTVNGIVGAIGAEAFGAAGVKVPGLDDETQWFLQYIAGAPGAFSWWASALIFFAWTMVFFVGGWAANQKRDIT; translated from the coding sequence ATGGGCAACCTGATCAAGGCGGAGTTCCGCAAGACGCTGACCACGAAGAGCTGGTGGGGTCTGATGATCCCGGCCGTGCTCTTCGGTTTCCTGTTCGCGCTGGGCTGGGGTGCGGTCACCAACGACTTCAGCGACTTCCTCGGCAGTTCGGACACCAGGGAGATCACCGGCGCGCTCGGCATCCAGGCCGGTGAGCTGCCGGTGGGCCTGCTGGCGCTGGGGCACGGGGTGAACATCGGCACGATGTTCCCGGTGATCTTCGGCGTGTTCGCGCTGGCCGGTGAGTACAGCAAGAAGACGATCACCACGACCTTCCTCACCGCGCCGAACCGGGTTTCCGCGCTGACCGCGAAGATGATCACCTACATCGCCTGGGGTGCGATCTACGGCGTGGTGATCGTGGGCGCGGCCAGCCTCGGCACGGTGCTGACGGTGTCCGGTGAGCGGCTGCCGAGCGCCTCGCAGTGGCTGGGCGTGCTCGGCGCCGGTGTGCTGGCGACCGTGCTGGCGACGCTGTTCGGGATCGGTGTCGGCGCGGTGTGGAACAGCGTGGTCGGCAGTGTGATCACGCTGACCATCTACATGCTGGTGGTGGAGAACGTGCTGGTGTTCGTCAGCTTCGGCTGGATGGACATCACCTGGCTCGGCGGGGTGCTGCCGAACGGCACGGTGAACGGGATCGTCGGCGCGATCGGCGCGGAGGCGTTCGGCGCGGCCGGGGTGAAGGTGCCGGGGCTGGACGACGAGACGCAGTGGTTCCTGCAGTACATCGCGGGTGCGCCGGGCGCGTTCTCCTGGTGGGCGTCGGCGTTGATCTTCTTCGCCTGGACCATGGTGTTCTTCGTCGGCGGCTGGGCCGCCAACCAAAAACGCGACATCACCTGA
- a CDS encoding ABC transporter ATP-binding protein, with amino-acid sequence MQHDGSGRISVQNLSKRFGPVAAVQNLSFTVEPGSVTGFLGPNGAGKTTTLRMLLGLVTPSAGTATINGRPHDQLGHPARVVGSVLENEGFHPKRTARNHLLVYAAAIGVPDQRADEVLGLVGLSSAANRKAGDFSLGMRQRLALATALLGNPQVLVLDEPANGLDPEGIVWLRNFLRAYAREGRTVLVSSHLLSEVEQTIDQVVIISAGMTRYYGSLDQLRGSQQSRVLVQPADAGALVKALQEAGFTQVEPAPDGRVSVVGATVQQIGDLASKAGVALYGMQEERADLERLFFQLTQGQYAAPQPPYGQPPQQGGWGGPPQGPPPGYQQPQQYQQQPPPGYQPQTPPPGYQQPGQHDQWGGQR; translated from the coding sequence GTGCAGCACGACGGAAGCGGCCGCATTTCCGTGCAGAACCTCAGCAAGCGGTTCGGCCCGGTCGCGGCGGTGCAGAACCTCAGCTTCACCGTGGAGCCGGGGTCGGTGACCGGGTTCCTCGGGCCGAACGGGGCCGGTAAGACCACTACGTTGCGGATGCTGCTCGGGTTGGTCACGCCGAGTGCAGGTACCGCGACGATCAACGGGCGTCCGCACGATCAGCTGGGGCATCCGGCGCGGGTGGTGGGCTCGGTGCTGGAGAACGAGGGCTTCCACCCGAAGCGGACGGCCAGGAACCATCTGCTGGTGTACGCCGCCGCGATCGGGGTGCCGGATCAGCGGGCGGACGAGGTGCTGGGGCTGGTGGGACTGTCCTCGGCCGCGAACCGCAAGGCCGGCGATTTCTCGCTGGGTATGCGGCAGCGGCTGGCGCTGGCCACGGCGCTGCTTGGCAACCCGCAGGTGCTGGTGCTGGACGAGCCGGCGAACGGGCTGGACCCGGAGGGCATCGTCTGGCTGCGGAACTTCCTCCGTGCTTACGCGCGGGAGGGTCGCACCGTGCTGGTGTCGAGCCACCTGCTCAGTGAGGTGGAGCAGACCATCGACCAGGTCGTCATCATCAGTGCGGGGATGACCAGGTACTACGGCTCGTTGGACCAGCTGCGCGGGAGCCAGCAGTCCAGGGTGCTGGTGCAGCCGGCGGACGCGGGCGCGTTGGTGAAGGCGTTGCAGGAGGCCGGTTTCACCCAGGTGGAGCCGGCGCCGGACGGCCGGGTTTCGGTGGTCGGCGCGACCGTGCAGCAGATCGGTGACCTGGCGTCGAAGGCCGGGGTCGCGCTGTACGGGATGCAGGAGGAGCGGGCCGATCTGGAGCGGCTGTTCTTCCAGCTCACCCAGGGTCAGTACGCGGCTCCGCAGCCGCCGTACGGTCAGCCGCCGCAGCAGGGCGGCTGGGGCGGGCCGCCCCAGGGGCCGCCGCCCGGCTATCAGCAGCCGCAGCAGTATCAACAGCAGCCGCCGCCCGGTTACCAGCCGCAGACCCCACCGCCGGGTTATCAGCAGCCTGGCCAGCACGACCAGTGGGGAGGCCAGCGCTGA
- a CDS encoding MFS transporter, with translation MAQEVGVEAVQGESRGHPRRWVILAVLCLALLVVLLDNTVLSVAIPSITDSLHASTSDVQWMINAYSLVLAGLLMTTGSLADRLGRKRALLFGVALFTAGSAVAAFSETSTQLIIARAGMGVGAAFLMPGTLAVLMQIFDEKERPKAIAAWTAVASMGLALGPVIGGVLLDHFWWGSVFLINIPVGAVAIVAMVLLVPESRDPMTRKPDIPGVLLSIVMGVGLVYAVISVPEHGWGSANVLVPLVFGVLALTGFVLWERRAEDPMLDMTLFANPQFTGAVAGGALTAFAMGGSLFLFTQYLQFVLGYSPLQAGFAVMPMALSLLLVTPFSPRVSARLGVPLTLAVGLGVMGAGLLALSFVGTDSGYWPTLTGLVLIGGGVGIAMPASANALMGAIPPQRAGIASGLTSTLQEFGNALGVAILGSLMSAQFAAHLPELLPDGVEHSVGLALGAAAQAPDAASVVHSVRDAFVSGISLSLTCGAAAAVAAGLVAWALLRRGQGGHPDKLAESVQDGVHRE, from the coding sequence ATGGCGCAGGAAGTTGGGGTGGAGGCTGTCCAGGGGGAGAGTCGGGGGCATCCGCGGCGGTGGGTGATTTTGGCGGTGCTGTGCCTGGCATTGCTGGTCGTGCTGCTGGACAACACGGTGCTCAGCGTGGCGATTCCGTCCATCACCGACTCCCTGCACGCCAGCACCTCCGACGTGCAGTGGATGATCAACGCCTACTCGCTGGTGCTGGCCGGGCTGCTGATGACCACCGGCTCGCTGGCCGACCGGCTCGGCCGCAAACGCGCACTCCTGTTCGGCGTCGCGCTGTTCACCGCCGGCTCCGCGGTGGCTGCCTTCTCCGAGACCTCAACGCAGTTGATCATCGCCCGCGCCGGCATGGGCGTCGGCGCCGCGTTCCTGATGCCCGGCACGCTGGCCGTGCTGATGCAGATCTTCGACGAGAAGGAACGGCCGAAGGCGATCGCGGCCTGGACCGCGGTCGCGTCCATGGGCCTCGCGCTCGGCCCGGTGATCGGCGGCGTGCTGCTGGACCACTTCTGGTGGGGTTCCGTCTTCTTGATCAACATTCCGGTCGGCGCGGTGGCAATCGTGGCGATGGTGCTGCTGGTGCCGGAATCGCGGGACCCGATGACCAGGAAACCGGACATCCCGGGGGTGCTGCTGTCCATCGTGATGGGGGTCGGCCTCGTCTACGCGGTGATCTCCGTGCCGGAACACGGCTGGGGTTCGGCGAACGTGCTGGTCCCGCTGGTGTTCGGGGTGTTGGCGCTGACCGGTTTCGTGCTCTGGGAACGCCGCGCCGAAGACCCCATGCTGGACATGACCCTGTTCGCCAACCCCCAGTTCACCGGCGCCGTCGCCGGTGGCGCGCTGACCGCGTTCGCGATGGGCGGCTCACTATTCCTGTTCACCCAGTACCTGCAGTTCGTGCTCGGTTACAGCCCGCTGCAGGCCGGGTTCGCGGTGATGCCGATGGCGCTGAGCCTGCTGCTGGTCACCCCGTTCAGCCCGCGGGTCAGCGCCCGCCTCGGCGTGCCGCTGACACTGGCGGTCGGGCTCGGCGTGATGGGCGCCGGGCTACTCGCGCTGAGCTTCGTCGGCACGGACAGCGGTTACTGGCCGACACTGACCGGGCTGGTGCTCATCGGCGGTGGTGTCGGCATCGCCATGCCCGCGTCGGCGAACGCGCTGATGGGCGCGATCCCGCCGCAGCGCGCCGGAATCGCCTCCGGGTTGACCTCGACCCTGCAGGAGTTCGGCAACGCGCTCGGCGTCGCCATCCTGGGCAGCCTGATGTCCGCGCAGTTCGCCGCCCATCTGCCGGAGCTGCTGCCGGACGGGGTGGAGCATTCGGTCGGGCTCGCGCTCGGCGCCGCGGCACAGGCGCCGGATGCGGCGTCGGTGGTGCACTCGGTACGGGACGCCTTCGTGTCCGGCATCTCGCTGAGCCTGACCTGCGGCGCCGCCGCGGCCGTGGCCGCCGGCCTGGTCGCCTGGGCTCTGCTGCGCCGGGGCCAGGGCGGGCACCCCGATAAGCTGGCCGAATCTGTTCAGGACGGTGTGCACAGGGAGTGA
- a CDS encoding TetR/AcrR family transcriptional regulator: MADGGGKPRLDSVWLSGDDETRPRIGRNAGLTRAQLVTAAIRMLDTDGLSALSMRRLAVELGAAPMSLYWYVPTKSALLEYALDEALGGLQVERAQDGDWGRCCEKFAHDLRRVLRSRPWMTQLIGTYALIGPNARRLSEALLTTVEAGGFRPPHAYRALSTLLNYVVGFAADEVKWLEKLRNAGLDEEALYAQWVPPFLDVIGDRYPKLRANLVASRSADWDDQFSFGLGCMVDGLRASAAHNGK; encoded by the coding sequence GTGGCCGACGGCGGCGGGAAACCTCGGCTGGACAGCGTCTGGCTGTCCGGCGACGACGAGACCCGGCCGCGGATCGGCAGAAACGCCGGCCTCACCCGTGCCCAGCTGGTCACGGCGGCGATCCGGATGCTGGACACCGACGGGCTTTCCGCGCTGTCCATGCGGCGGCTCGCGGTCGAGCTCGGGGCCGCGCCGATGTCGCTGTACTGGTACGTGCCCACCAAGAGCGCGCTGTTGGAGTACGCGCTCGACGAGGCGCTCGGCGGCCTTCAGGTGGAGCGGGCACAGGACGGGGACTGGGGGCGGTGCTGCGAGAAGTTCGCGCACGATCTGCGCCGGGTGCTGCGGTCCCGGCCCTGGATGACCCAGCTGATCGGCACCTACGCGCTGATCGGGCCGAACGCGCGGCGGCTGTCCGAGGCGCTGCTCACCACGGTCGAGGCCGGCGGCTTCCGCCCGCCGCACGCCTACCGGGCGCTCAGCACCCTGCTCAACTACGTGGTCGGGTTCGCCGCGGACGAGGTCAAGTGGCTGGAGAAACTGCGCAACGCCGGGCTCGACGAGGAAGCGTTGTACGCCCAGTGGGTTCCGCCGTTCCTGGACGTCATCGGCGACCGCTACCCGAAGCTGCGGGCGAACCTGGTGGCGAGCCGCTCCGCCGACTGGGACGACCAGTTCTCCTTCGGCCTCGGCTGCATGGTCGACGGCCTCCGCGCCAGCGCCGCCCACAACGGCAAATAG
- the ald gene encoding alanine dehydrogenase, translating to MRIAVPREIKKHEYRVALTPAGVHELTGRGHDVFVEAGAGLGSSIADHEYVEAGAKVLATAEEIWAQGELVLKVKEPIAEEYPRLRRDQVLFTYLHIAADRPLTDALLAAGTTAIAYETVQKDNGALPLLAPMSEVAGRLAPQVGAYALMKPSGGRGVLPGGIPGVHPARVSVIGGGVAGLNAARVALGLGSDVEILDTNVDRLRQIDNDFNGRIRTVTSNALAVEQSVLEADLVIGAVLVPGAKAPKLVSNALVSRMKPGSVLVDIAIDQGGCFADSRPTTHDEPTYQVHDSVFYCVANMPGAVPRTSTYGLTNVTLPYAVQLAEHGWQAALRADGALAKGLNTHDGALTNEPVAVAHGLPATPLSTVLA from the coding sequence GTGCGCATCGCCGTCCCCCGTGAGATCAAGAAGCACGAGTACCGGGTCGCCCTGACCCCGGCCGGCGTCCACGAGCTGACCGGCAGAGGACACGACGTCTTCGTGGAGGCCGGCGCCGGTCTCGGCTCGTCGATCGCCGACCACGAGTACGTCGAAGCCGGCGCCAAGGTGCTGGCCACCGCCGAGGAGATCTGGGCGCAGGGCGAACTCGTGCTCAAGGTAAAGGAGCCGATCGCCGAGGAGTACCCGCGGCTGCGGCGCGACCAGGTGCTGTTCACCTACCTGCACATCGCCGCGGACCGGCCGCTGACCGACGCGCTGCTCGCCGCCGGCACCACCGCGATCGCCTACGAGACCGTGCAGAAGGACAACGGCGCGCTGCCGCTGCTGGCCCCGATGTCCGAGGTGGCCGGCCGGCTCGCCCCGCAGGTCGGCGCGTACGCGCTGATGAAGCCGAGCGGCGGCCGCGGCGTGCTGCCCGGCGGCATTCCCGGCGTGCACCCGGCGCGCGTCTCCGTGATCGGCGGCGGGGTGGCCGGGCTGAACGCGGCCAGGGTCGCCCTCGGCCTCGGCTCCGACGTGGAGATCCTGGACACCAACGTGGACCGGCTGCGCCAGATCGACAACGACTTCAACGGTCGGATCCGCACCGTCACCTCCAACGCGCTCGCCGTCGAGCAGTCCGTGCTGGAGGCCGACCTGGTGATCGGCGCGGTGCTGGTGCCCGGCGCGAAGGCGCCGAAGCTGGTGTCCAACGCTCTCGTGTCCCGGATGAAGCCGGGCAGCGTGCTGGTGGACATCGCGATCGACCAGGGCGGCTGCTTCGCCGACTCCCGGCCGACCACCCACGACGAGCCCACCTACCAGGTGCACGACTCGGTGTTCTACTGCGTGGCGAACATGCCCGGCGCGGTGCCGAGGACGTCCACCTACGGCCTCACCAACGTCACGCTGCCCTACGCGGTGCAGCTCGCCGAGCACGGCTGGCAGGCCGCGCTGCGGGCGGACGGCGCACTGGCGAAGGGCCTGAACACGCACGACGGCGCGCTCACCAACGAGCCGGTCGCCGTGGCGCACGGCCTCCCCGCCACCCCCCTATCCACCGTCCTCGCCTGA
- a CDS encoding zinc-binding dehydrogenase encodes MRAVWLHEFGGPEVLVPGEAPDPVAGPGQVVIEVAFVNVTFVETQFRASGQGPFRPELPMIPGNGVGGVISAIGDGVDPGLLGKRVVSSLRGSGGYAERVAVDAGQPVEVPGGLDLDLAVALLADGRTASMLVDRAGLTGGERVLVEAAAGGVGSVLVQLAKAAGATVVAAAGGAHKLELAADLGAEHVVDYRKPDWTDRVREAVGGVDVVFDGVGGEIGAAAFELVERGGRMFSYGLASGSWAEIPEAAAEARGVTVGAPAASTPEELRGFVQSALAKADAGALRPVIGQRFSLDKAADAHAAIASRGTVGKTLLVP; translated from the coding sequence ATGCGCGCGGTTTGGTTGCACGAGTTCGGCGGCCCCGAGGTACTGGTGCCCGGTGAGGCGCCGGACCCGGTCGCGGGGCCGGGGCAGGTGGTGATCGAGGTCGCGTTCGTGAACGTCACCTTCGTGGAGACGCAGTTCCGCGCCAGCGGGCAGGGGCCGTTCCGGCCCGAGCTGCCGATGATCCCCGGGAACGGGGTCGGTGGGGTGATCAGCGCGATCGGGGACGGGGTTGATCCCGGCCTGCTCGGCAAGCGGGTGGTCAGCTCGCTGCGTGGTTCCGGCGGGTATGCCGAACGCGTGGCGGTGGACGCCGGCCAGCCGGTGGAGGTGCCGGGAGGCCTCGATCTCGATCTCGCGGTCGCCCTGCTCGCCGACGGCCGCACGGCGAGCATGCTGGTCGACCGGGCCGGGCTGACCGGTGGGGAACGGGTGCTCGTCGAGGCCGCGGCGGGCGGGGTCGGCAGCGTGCTGGTCCAGCTGGCCAAGGCGGCGGGGGCCACGGTGGTGGCCGCGGCCGGCGGTGCGCACAAGCTGGAGCTGGCCGCCGACCTCGGCGCCGAGCATGTCGTCGACTACCGGAAGCCGGACTGGACCGACCGGGTGCGCGAAGCCGTCGGCGGAGTGGACGTGGTCTTCGACGGCGTTGGCGGCGAGATCGGCGCGGCGGCCTTCGAGCTCGTCGAGCGCGGTGGCCGGATGTTCAGCTACGGACTGGCCAGTGGCAGCTGGGCGGAGATCCCCGAAGCGGCGGCCGAAGCCCGTGGGGTGACGGTCGGCGCTCCGGCGGCATCGACGCCGGAGGAGCTGCGCGGTTTCGTGCAGAGCGCGCTGGCCAAGGCGGACGCGGGCGCGCTGCGGCCGGTGATCGGGCAGCGCTTCTCGCTGGACAAGGCCGCGGACGCGCATGCGGCGATCGCGTCGCGGGGCACCGTGGGCAAGACCCTGCTGGTGCCGTGA